In one window of Poriferisphaera corsica DNA:
- a CDS encoding c-type cytochrome → MKLIKDFIEDTYLPKMPFWLIAIAVVGVVATWVPLAFIAKARTTTSTKPPVHIFQDMDLQPRFDAQSINPIFADQRSMRPNPAGTVSRRAIIGDAHYELGFKVDDAGQPVLVQPDEEGIEATLDFYRGIPDRIDVDDVFVKRGQEQFNIYCSACHGYDGQGNGAVNKRALELVNINSTINQWTPASNIIAVNPQTGNLLYGEEEYADGKLYNTINNGIRNMKGYGQQISVKDRWSIVAYIRALQISQHASEKDLAEQSE, encoded by the coding sequence ATGAAGCTGATTAAAGATTTCATCGAGGACACGTATTTGCCGAAGATGCCGTTTTGGCTGATCGCGATTGCTGTAGTGGGTGTTGTCGCAACTTGGGTACCTTTGGCATTTATTGCTAAGGCTCGAACGACAACATCGACGAAGCCACCGGTTCATATTTTTCAGGATATGGATTTGCAGCCACGATTCGATGCGCAGTCTATCAATCCGATTTTCGCGGATCAAAGATCCATGCGGCCTAACCCCGCGGGAACCGTGTCGCGTCGAGCAATCATTGGTGATGCGCATTACGAGTTAGGTTTCAAAGTAGACGATGCTGGGCAGCCAGTATTGGTTCAGCCTGACGAAGAGGGTATTGAGGCTACGTTGGATTTTTATCGTGGTATACCTGATCGGATTGATGTTGACGATGTTTTTGTTAAACGAGGCCAGGAGCAGTTCAACATCTATTGCTCAGCGTGCCATGGCTATGACGGCCAAGGTAATGGTGCGGTTAATAAACGTGCACTTGAGTTGGTTAACATCAACAGCACGATCAATCAATGGACGCCCGCTTCGAACATTATTGCAGTGAATCCTCAAACTGGTAATTTGCTATATGGTGAGGAGGAGTATGCTGATGGCAAGCTCTATAACACCATCAATAACGGTATTAGAAATATGAAAGGCTACGGTCAGCAGATTTCTGTTAAAGATCGTTGGTCGATTGTAGCTTACATTCGAGCCTTGCAAATTAGTCAGCACGCGAGCGAGAAAGACCTCGCTGAGCAGTCAGAATAA
- a CDS encoding DUF3341 domain-containing protein: MSEVTEKSDHQPKPGRIVGIIGEFDNVEVLMTAAKKMRDKGFKRWDVYSPFPIHGIDDAMGIKPTILPWIVLGAGVTGFFVGLLLTVVTMSTDTYTPMMPGTEIVGYKFMISGKPFNSLPAWIPVIFEMTILLSAFAAVFGMFLLNRLPMLYNPLFKIDRFVRATDDRFFIGVDSKDSLYKRAETEKLLKDIGASAIEEVVD; this comes from the coding sequence ATGAGCGAAGTCACTGAAAAATCAGATCATCAACCGAAGCCCGGACGTATTGTCGGCATCATTGGAGAATTCGATAATGTCGAAGTTTTGATGACGGCTGCCAAGAAGATGCGCGATAAAGGCTTTAAGCGTTGGGATGTCTATTCGCCGTTCCCGATTCATGGAATCGATGATGCGATGGGTATTAAGCCAACGATATTGCCATGGATTGTGCTTGGAGCAGGGGTGACGGGGTTTTTCGTCGGTTTACTTTTGACGGTAGTTACGATGTCAACGGATACTTATACGCCGATGATGCCTGGTACTGAAATTGTAGGCTACAAGTTCATGATCTCAGGTAAACCTTTTAATAGTTTGCCAGCATGGATCCCGGTCATATTTGAGATGACAATTTTGTTGTCTGCGTTTGCAGCTGTATTCGGTATGTTTTTGCTGAATCGTTTGCCAATGTTGTATAACCCACTCTTCAAAATCGACAGGTTTGTTCGCGCTACAGATGACCGATTTTTTATTGGTGTAGATAGTAAGGATAGCCTTTATAAACGTGCAGAAACCGAGAAGCTGCTGAAAGATATCGGAGCAAGTGCGATTGAAGAAGTGGTTGATTAA
- the nrfD gene encoding NrfD/PsrC family molybdoenzyme membrane anchor subunit — protein MSTISNNTHDSYEKNLSQDPRERAPLVTGGKDFSAVTSTVADLARGWPNIWWWAAFLFSSSLLAMLGGLLGYLFTTGTGIWGNNQPVAWGFPIVNFVFWVGIGHAGTLISAILFLFRQNWRTGINRFAEAMTIFAVMCAAIFPGVHVGRPWLAYWLFPIPNQMDMWPQFRSPLLWDVFAVGTYATVSTLFWLTGMVPDFATLRDRAKNVIAKFAYSVVSIGWTGSSRHWHRFEKAYLILAALATPLVLSVHSVVSFDFAVAQLPGWHTTIFPPYFVAGAIYGGFAMVITLAVPCRKLFGLEDIITWRHIENMSKVMLGTGMIVAYAYGVEFFIAWYGQVPEEQFAFLNRMRGPYWWAFALMIFCNCIGPQILWFRKARMNVWCVMFAAMCVNVGMWFERFVIIVTSLVRDFLPSSWDLFKPTWVDITMFIGSFGLFFTMFLLFLKFLPTCAMAEIKSVMPEAHAHSGPGGEAMDSEGRSDYQPD, from the coding sequence ATGTCAACGATTTCGAACAACACGCATGACTCGTATGAGAAGAACCTTAGCCAGGATCCGCGTGAGCGTGCTCCCTTGGTTACAGGCGGTAAAGATTTTTCGGCGGTAACGTCGACAGTCGCTGATCTTGCGCGTGGCTGGCCGAATATCTGGTGGTGGGCAGCGTTCTTGTTCTCATCATCGCTTCTGGCGATGTTGGGCGGTTTGCTTGGATATTTGTTTACTACAGGTACCGGGATTTGGGGTAATAACCAGCCGGTCGCATGGGGTTTTCCGATTGTGAACTTTGTGTTCTGGGTGGGGATTGGCCATGCGGGTACGCTGATTAGTGCGATTCTGTTTTTGTTTAGACAGAATTGGCGAACAGGCATTAACCGTTTCGCTGAAGCGATGACGATTTTTGCGGTGATGTGTGCTGCAATTTTCCCTGGTGTTCACGTTGGACGGCCTTGGCTGGCGTATTGGCTATTTCCGATTCCGAATCAAATGGATATGTGGCCGCAGTTTAGAAGCCCGTTATTGTGGGATGTTTTTGCCGTGGGTACCTACGCAACGGTCTCAACACTGTTTTGGCTAACGGGTATGGTGCCTGATTTTGCAACGCTGCGTGATCGTGCGAAGAATGTGATCGCAAAATTTGCATATAGTGTTGTCTCAATTGGTTGGACCGGATCGAGCCGTCATTGGCATCGTTTCGAAAAGGCTTACTTAATCTTGGCAGCACTCGCAACGCCATTGGTCTTGTCTGTGCACTCGGTTGTTTCGTTTGACTTTGCTGTGGCACAGTTGCCAGGTTGGCATACCACGATTTTCCCACCTTACTTTGTTGCGGGTGCGATTTATGGTGGTTTTGCGATGGTGATTACGTTGGCTGTTCCTTGTCGCAAGCTGTTTGGATTGGAAGATATCATCACATGGCGTCATATCGAAAATATGTCGAAGGTGATGTTGGGTACTGGGATGATTGTGGCTTATGCATATGGTGTTGAATTTTTCATAGCATGGTATGGACAGGTTCCAGAAGAGCAATTCGCGTTTCTAAATCGTATGAGAGGTCCATATTGGTGGGCATTTGCTCTGATGATTTTTTGCAACTGTATTGGGCCTCAGATTCTGTGGTTCCGTAAGGCGCGCATGAATGTATGGTGCGTGATGTTTGCTGCGATGTGTGTAAACGTAGGGATGTGGTTTGAGCGATTTGTAATTATTGTTACAAGCCTCGTGCGTGATTTTCTGCCGTCGAGTTGGGATTTGTTTAAACCAACATGGGTGGACATCACCATGTTTATTGGTTCGTTTGGGTTGTTCTTCACCATGTTCCTGCTCTTCCTGAAATTTTTGCCAACCTGTGCGATGGCTGAAATTAAGAGTGTGATGCCTGAGGCCCATGCTCACAGTGGCCCGGGGGGTGAGGCAATGGATTCTGAAGGAAGATCTGACTACCAACCAGATTAA
- a CDS encoding TAT-variant-translocated molybdopterin oxidoreductase: MSSESENVTGAVYWRSLEEYSNTPEFQEALNDEFAGGYEPEQVLSMSRRRFVQLMAASMSLAGLSLSGCRRYPEEKLAPFAARPAGRVPGGMQYYATMLERGGVADGLVATAFDGRPIKVEGNELHPFSMGAADVFAQASVLEQYDPQRMRWVLNGQGKGSRSTWAGFETTIKRALDGQNGGRLAVLSEMSASPSVKRMKAELAKKYPGMKWYTWESINRDQSIDGLKQAFNGKGARPVYDLSHAKVIATFDADLLWGMGGSIRYSKQWSKVRDGVDKVNGKSSNRLYAVEPSFTQTGSVADYRMNVCSQTVGLLLAEVGRIVTGQRVVEAEGFELTAEERDFAEKLAADLMAHQGESLVVVGESQPAELHALAAVINDVIGNRGKTVSYIEEVEEGNNAKQIAELAKRMADGQIDTLVILGGNPVYDAPADVDFSGGLAKVKNAIHLTTYLNETSVKCEWQLPRAGYLESWGDGRAWDGTVSIQQPLILPLFDGKSPIELLAILADVETRDGYNIVRDTLISEGIVVSGNQVAWQQILKDGLKVGTSYSTISEPAKVGKAIRLGKPSEWEVKFVKSGQVYDGRFANSGWLQELPEAMTKVTWDNVAIVSVKDALTKLNIKKDGQLLKVTVGGKFVLLPAYRMPGQAEGVVTVALGYGRKEQRPGTFSIGDDVGVDVYPLRTSRAMHFTDAKVTVTANRHALALTQNHYLLDAIGMQGKRHRVGDKNKNGSIVRESTLDGYEKDRGFAKRSDHFGTIPLQLWDPPSTNNDGLPSYDADAHQVPVNFKDEHAWGMTVDMNKCIGCNACVVACQAENNIPVAGKDQVLMHREMHWLRTDRYFKTSSEDAYAEKPEIAHMPMMCQHCENAPCEQVCPVAATVHDSEGLNTMVYNRCIGTRYCSNNCPYKVRRFNYFDYHSKNPRGMAKPWLNWPDTQQRDVVNEIKRMMFNPDVTVRMRGVMEKCTYCTQRIAREKIDTKNAWAKGITNNDPNAPTKPTISADALQTACQQTCPTDAIVFGNLLNKDAQVTKNMSQDRTYGVLVQLNTRPRTQYMAKIRNPRKNDTAEYHEESAQKVEHTEA, encoded by the coding sequence ATGTCGTCCGAAAGCGAGAACGTGACGGGGGCTGTGTACTGGCGAAGTTTGGAAGAATATTCGAACACGCCGGAGTTCCAGGAAGCGCTGAATGATGAGTTTGCTGGTGGGTATGAGCCGGAGCAAGTGCTTTCGATGAGCCGTCGCCGGTTTGTGCAGTTGATGGCAGCGAGCATGTCGTTGGCGGGATTGTCATTGAGCGGTTGTCGTCGGTATCCGGAAGAAAAGTTGGCGCCATTTGCGGCCAGGCCGGCAGGGCGTGTGCCGGGTGGAATGCAATACTATGCAACGATGCTTGAACGTGGGGGCGTTGCAGATGGGTTGGTTGCGACGGCTTTTGATGGTCGTCCGATTAAGGTTGAAGGCAATGAGTTGCATCCGTTTTCAATGGGTGCGGCCGATGTGTTTGCGCAGGCGAGTGTGCTTGAGCAATATGACCCACAACGGATGCGCTGGGTGTTGAATGGGCAGGGCAAAGGTAGTCGAAGTACGTGGGCAGGATTTGAAACGACAATCAAACGTGCACTCGATGGGCAAAATGGCGGACGATTGGCTGTGCTTAGTGAAATGAGTGCGAGTCCGTCTGTAAAGCGGATGAAGGCTGAACTGGCTAAGAAATATCCGGGGATGAAGTGGTATACATGGGAATCGATCAATCGTGATCAATCGATTGATGGTTTGAAGCAAGCCTTTAATGGTAAGGGTGCACGTCCAGTTTATGATCTTAGCCATGCGAAAGTCATTGCTACGTTTGATGCGGATTTACTGTGGGGAATGGGCGGCTCGATTCGTTATTCAAAACAGTGGTCAAAAGTACGTGACGGGGTTGATAAGGTAAATGGTAAGTCGAGTAATCGTTTGTATGCGGTAGAGCCAAGCTTTACGCAGACGGGTTCGGTTGCGGACTACCGGATGAATGTTTGTAGTCAAACTGTTGGTTTGCTGCTGGCTGAGGTCGGGCGAATTGTAACAGGGCAGCGTGTTGTTGAGGCAGAAGGCTTTGAATTGACTGCTGAAGAACGCGATTTTGCAGAAAAATTGGCTGCAGATTTGATGGCTCATCAGGGAGAATCGCTGGTTGTGGTGGGTGAGAGTCAGCCGGCAGAGTTGCATGCACTTGCTGCGGTGATTAATGATGTGATTGGCAATCGCGGCAAGACTGTAAGCTATATTGAAGAAGTAGAAGAAGGAAATAATGCCAAGCAGATTGCAGAGCTGGCGAAGCGTATGGCGGATGGGCAGATTGATACACTTGTGATTCTGGGCGGCAATCCTGTTTATGATGCACCTGCAGACGTAGATTTTTCAGGCGGATTAGCGAAAGTAAAAAATGCGATTCACTTGACGACTTATCTAAACGAGACAAGTGTTAAATGTGAGTGGCAGCTTCCGCGTGCAGGCTATCTTGAGAGTTGGGGTGATGGTCGTGCTTGGGATGGTACGGTAAGCATTCAGCAACCATTGATATTACCGCTTTTTGACGGCAAGTCGCCGATTGAATTGCTTGCGATACTTGCGGATGTTGAAACGCGTGATGGTTACAACATCGTGCGAGATACGCTTATATCTGAAGGTATTGTTGTAAGTGGTAATCAGGTCGCGTGGCAGCAGATTCTTAAAGATGGATTGAAGGTTGGTACAAGCTATTCAACGATTAGTGAGCCCGCGAAAGTTGGTAAGGCTATTCGTTTGGGTAAGCCAAGCGAGTGGGAAGTGAAATTTGTTAAGAGCGGCCAGGTTTATGATGGCCGTTTTGCGAACAGTGGTTGGCTGCAGGAATTGCCTGAAGCAATGACGAAGGTGACGTGGGATAACGTCGCTATTGTGAGTGTAAAAGATGCGCTGACAAAGTTGAATATCAAGAAAGATGGTCAACTATTGAAGGTAACTGTTGGCGGAAAATTTGTGTTGCTGCCAGCGTATCGTATGCCGGGGCAGGCTGAGGGTGTAGTTACCGTTGCATTGGGGTATGGTCGCAAAGAACAGCGGCCGGGGACGTTTAGTATCGGGGATGATGTTGGTGTTGATGTTTATCCGCTGCGAACAAGTAGAGCGATGCACTTTACTGATGCGAAGGTTACGGTAACTGCTAATCGTCATGCTTTGGCATTGACACAGAATCATTACCTGCTTGATGCGATTGGGATGCAGGGTAAACGTCATAGGGTCGGTGATAAGAATAAGAATGGTTCGATTGTTCGTGAATCAACACTTGATGGATATGAGAAGGATCGCGGTTTCGCGAAGAGATCGGATCATTTTGGCACAATTCCTTTGCAATTGTGGGATCCGCCTTCAACAAATAATGATGGATTGCCGAGTTATGATGCGGATGCGCATCAAGTGCCAGTGAATTTTAAGGACGAACATGCGTGGGGCATGACGGTCGATATGAATAAATGCATCGGCTGCAACGCATGTGTGGTTGCATGTCAGGCTGAAAACAATATTCCGGTTGCAGGTAAAGATCAGGTGCTTATGCATCGTGAGATGCATTGGCTTAGGACTGACCGCTACTTTAAGACAAGCTCTGAAGATGCGTATGCTGAAAAACCTGAAATCGCGCATATGCCGATGATGTGTCAGCATTGTGAGAATGCGCCGTGTGAGCAGGTTTGTCCGGTGGCGGCAACGGTTCATGATAGTGAAGGTCTGAACACAATGGTTTATAACCGTTGTATCGGGACGCGTTATTGCTCGAATAACTGTCCATATAAAGTTCGTCGCTTTAACTATTTTGATTATCACTCAAAGAATCCACGCGGGATGGCGAAGCCGTGGTTGAATTGGCCAGATACGCAACAGCGTGATGTTGTCAATGAAATTAAACGGATGATGTTCAACCCAGACGTGACTGTACGTATGCGTGGGGTGATGGAGAAGTGTACATACTGCACACAGCGGATTGCACGTGAGAAGATTGATACGAAAAATGCGTGGGCGAAAGGCATTACGAATAACGATCCTAATGCACCTACGAAGCCAACGATTAGTGCGGATGCTTTGCAGACTGCTTGTCAGCAAACATGCCCGACTGATGCAATCGTATTTGGAAACTTGCTTAATAAAGATGCGCAAGTTACCAAGAATATGTCTCAGGATCGGACTTACGGCGTTTTGGTTCAACTCAACACACGGCCTCGTACGCAGTATATGGCAAAAATTCGTAACCCAAGAAAAAACGATACTGCTGAGTATCACGAAGAATCCGCGCAAAAGGTGGAGCACACCGAAGCGTGA
- a CDS encoding cytochrome c3 family protein, translating to MPEHQDQKRYMFPKWVNYLLPVVVVLVLGGGPYAAVIVNFGLSAKTLNVGYAPKQPVPYSHELHVGQLGIDCRYCHTSVFDEGFAALPATSTCMNCHSNQDGVNGVKKNSPKLAAVYESYATGKPVEWVKVHNLPDYAYFNHSAHVNKGVSCVSCHGRVDKMEVVQTMQPLSMSWCLDCHRAPEKQLRPVEEVTNLGWKPPMQAGETLEEAQLRIGMELKSKYEIHNKAYMTSCSTCHR from the coding sequence ATGCCAGAGCATCAAGATCAAAAACGTTATATGTTCCCCAAGTGGGTGAATTATTTGCTGCCAGTCGTAGTGGTGTTGGTATTAGGTGGTGGTCCATACGCAGCAGTGATCGTGAACTTTGGGTTGTCGGCGAAAACGCTGAATGTTGGCTACGCGCCAAAGCAACCGGTTCCGTATAGCCATGAACTACACGTTGGGCAGTTGGGCATTGATTGCCGGTACTGCCATACATCTGTGTTTGACGAAGGGTTTGCAGCTCTACCGGCAACAAGCACGTGTATGAATTGCCATAGCAATCAAGATGGTGTGAATGGTGTGAAAAAGAATAGTCCGAAGCTGGCTGCAGTTTATGAGAGCTATGCAACGGGCAAACCTGTTGAATGGGTGAAGGTTCATAACCTGCCAGATTATGCTTATTTCAATCACTCGGCACACGTCAATAAAGGTGTGAGCTGTGTGAGTTGCCACGGAAGAGTGGACAAAATGGAGGTTGTGCAGACGATGCAGCCTTTGAGCATGAGTTGGTGTTTGGATTGTCACCGTGCACCGGAGAAGCAGTTACGACCTGTAGAGGAAGTGACGAATTTGGGGTGGAAGCCGCCGATGCAGGCAGGTGAAACGTTGGAGGAGGCTCAGCTTCGAATAGGTATGGAGCTGAAGTCTAAGTATGAAATTCATAACAAAGCCTATATGACGAGTTGTTCGACGTGCCACAGATAA
- a CDS encoding peptidyl-prolyl cis-trans isomerase, whose product MTKTRSAAILTLTTAACINLAGCALFIEQDTGPSNEELRAIEQEYRVREQKQAEAYAKEEVVVSNDNSLVMNAMIGQVNGNAIYAENILAPIHDQLTALGQNLSRDAFYREIRGNAQQLGIIAQNIRSNVTNALIYGDAERHLTNNERYIVKIYIQKNREFFIRQHGQGSQALANKTMLEKFGIGIEESLENERRKYIIQQYVNKTIRPKVNVTRADIERYYRDHKDDFNKPNERDIRIIATATADNALQVQSQLESGISFDQIASSELNTYRRSSGGLSTNLKGERVLAPFLKPLNDALNQLATGQSTTEPIEIKNKYWFIKLDRVQEAQNITLRQAQLGIRKLLEDQQFNILVERYNRDLLTDGSYDNLDEMTKTLIQIAMNRYAQPESN is encoded by the coding sequence ATGACCAAAACCCGCTCAGCCGCAATCTTGACCCTCACAACAGCCGCCTGCATAAATCTCGCAGGCTGCGCCCTATTCATCGAACAAGACACAGGCCCTTCAAACGAAGAACTCAGAGCAATTGAGCAGGAATACCGCGTTCGCGAGCAAAAACAAGCAGAAGCATACGCCAAAGAAGAAGTCGTCGTCAGCAATGACAACTCACTTGTCATGAATGCCATGATCGGCCAAGTCAACGGCAACGCCATCTACGCCGAAAACATCTTGGCTCCAATCCACGACCAGCTCACCGCACTTGGCCAAAACCTCTCTCGCGACGCCTTCTATCGCGAAATCCGCGGCAACGCCCAACAACTCGGCATCATCGCTCAAAACATCCGATCAAATGTCACCAACGCCCTCATCTACGGCGATGCCGAACGTCACCTCACCAACAACGAACGATATATCGTCAAAATCTATATACAGAAAAACCGCGAATTCTTCATCCGGCAACACGGCCAAGGCTCCCAAGCACTCGCCAACAAAACCATGCTCGAAAAATTCGGCATTGGTATTGAAGAATCTCTTGAAAACGAACGCCGCAAATACATCATTCAGCAATACGTCAACAAAACCATCCGACCAAAAGTCAATGTCACACGAGCCGACATCGAACGATACTACCGCGATCACAAGGATGATTTTAATAAACCGAATGAACGCGACATCCGCATCATCGCCACAGCAACAGCAGATAACGCATTGCAAGTGCAATCACAACTCGAAAGCGGCATTTCCTTCGACCAAATCGCTTCGTCTGAGCTAAATACCTACCGCCGCTCCTCAGGCGGCCTCTCAACAAACCTTAAAGGCGAACGCGTCCTCGCCCCCTTCCTAAAACCGCTCAATGACGCCCTAAACCAACTCGCCACCGGCCAATCCACCACTGAACCCATTGAAATCAAAAATAAATACTGGTTCATCAAACTCGATCGTGTCCAAGAAGCTCAGAACATCACTCTTCGCCAAGCTCAGCTTGGTATACGTAAACTACTCGAAGATCAGCAGTTTAATATCCTCGTAGAACGATACAATCGAGATCTATTAACCGACGGCAGCTACGACAACCTCGACGAAATGACCAAAACCCTCATTCAGATTGCAATGAACCGCTACGCTCAACCCGAATCTAATTAA
- a CDS encoding YraN family protein: protein MKNLLNNLVNKVTDHITNRDTHIHTIGYRGETAATRFLRKNNYRIIRRNLKFRLGEVDILARDPDGQTIVLIEVKSTAAADNAPPPEVHVNHDKQEKLITLAAIIQKKFNLQLHPLRIDVITVTFPDKITAQPTIRHHPNAVEIGQSHWL from the coding sequence ATGAAAAATTTACTAAACAACCTCGTCAATAAAGTCACCGATCATATCACCAATCGGGACACCCATATCCATACAATTGGCTACCGCGGCGAAACAGCTGCGACACGCTTCCTTCGAAAAAACAACTATCGCATTATTAGACGAAACCTCAAATTCAGACTTGGTGAAGTCGACATCCTCGCCCGCGATCCGGACGGCCAAACCATTGTTTTAATCGAAGTGAAATCAACTGCCGCCGCAGACAACGCACCGCCCCCCGAAGTTCACGTCAATCACGACAAGCAAGAAAAGCTCATCACGCTCGCAGCCATCATTCAGAAAAAGTTTAATCTCCAACTCCACCCACTCCGCATCGATGTCATCACCGTCACTTTCCCCGACAAAATTACCGCCCAGCCCACCATCCGTCACCACCCAAACGCCGTCGAAATTGGCCAATCACATTGGCTCTAA
- a CDS encoding DUF1232 domain-containing protein has product MKRVNDEGKHEVVKVEPRKKRGLIARLIATIGVFLSVLFLLNFSFGVVEVPDNLPVIGNLDEVLACAILFSCLGVLGIRLPGQGR; this is encoded by the coding sequence ATGAAGCGAGTTAATGATGAAGGTAAGCATGAAGTGGTCAAGGTTGAGCCCCGAAAGAAGCGAGGTCTTATTGCGCGACTCATTGCAACAATCGGGGTGTTTTTGAGTGTGCTGTTTTTGCTGAATTTTTCGTTTGGTGTGGTGGAGGTGCCAGACAATTTACCGGTGATTGGGAATTTGGATGAGGTGCTGGCATGCGCGATTTTGTTTAGCTGTCTGGGCGTATTGGGTATCCGGTTGCCGGGACAGGGCCGATGA
- a CDS encoding DUF4230 domain-containing protein, giving the protein MSDTREDKQRQRWRWKWFVLLATLAAMILMGVGGYGVYMMMGKAGRFVYSTSTNGTVVGLIDNLRGRSQVVVYQHSIDVMIEKERVTKFLGEVFSTTSSAHVKYFNNKVEWWVDLKRLGAEDVEVDEIGKVIRFWIDEPRVNEEMVVIQTDPQQISVETDRGWVSWPGTPHELAEEAKREIKKAILEKAMAESNRKIARAQAEESVGAIVEALLQATHDAYEVEVEVKEGE; this is encoded by the coding sequence ATGAGCGATACTCGTGAAGATAAGCAGAGGCAGCGCTGGCGTTGGAAGTGGTTTGTGCTTTTGGCAACACTGGCTGCGATGATATTGATGGGTGTGGGCGGGTATGGTGTTTATATGATGATGGGGAAGGCAGGGCGGTTTGTCTATTCGACATCAACCAATGGTACGGTGGTGGGTTTGATTGATAATCTGCGGGGCCGAAGTCAGGTAGTGGTGTATCAACACAGTATTGATGTGATGATTGAGAAGGAGCGGGTGACGAAGTTTCTGGGAGAGGTTTTTAGCACGACGAGTTCAGCGCATGTGAAGTATTTTAATAATAAGGTGGAATGGTGGGTGGATTTGAAACGATTAGGGGCGGAGGACGTTGAAGTGGATGAGATTGGGAAGGTGATCCGATTTTGGATTGATGAGCCGCGGGTGAATGAGGAGATGGTGGTGATTCAGACTGATCCGCAGCAGATTAGTGTGGAGACAGATCGTGGATGGGTGAGCTGGCCGGGGACACCGCATGAACTGGCGGAGGAGGCGAAACGGGAGATTAAGAAAGCGATCTTAGAGAAGGCGATGGCGGAGTCTAATCGAAAGATAGCTCGGGCGCAGGCAGAGGAAAGTGTTGGGGCAATTGTTGAAGCGTTGTTGCAGGCAACTCATGATGCGTATGAAGTTGAGGTGGAGGTTAAAGAAGGTGAATGA